In one Alnus glutinosa chromosome 14, dhAlnGlut1.1, whole genome shotgun sequence genomic region, the following are encoded:
- the LOC133857895 gene encoding uncharacterized protein LOC133857895, protein MKGEVQLEPTGGGSPNDSDPLLENQADSPPGSSSEINDEDIETGAIPCCRICLESDGEPEDELISPCMCKGTQQFVHRSCLDHWRSVREGFAFSHCTTCKAQFHLRLTVFEDNSWRKIKFRLFVARDVFLVFLAVQTVIAAMGGFAYIMDKDGAFRNSFSDSWDRILSKHPIPFYYCIGVLAFFVLIGFFGLILHCSSLNGNDPRMAGCQNCCYGWGILDCFPASMEACFALVVVFVVIFAILGIAYGFLAATMAIQRIWQRHYHILTKRELTKEYIVEDLRGCYTPPKLDPEHEARLRMLKLL, encoded by the exons ATGAAAGGGGAAGTGCAGCTAGAGCCAACAGGTGGAGGGAGCCCTAATGACTCCGATCCTCTGTTAGAGAACCAGGCCGATTCACCACCAGGGAGCTCTAGTGAAATCAATGATGAAGATATCGAGACCGGTGCGATTCCGTGCTGTCGCATTTGCCTCGAGAGCGATGGCGAGCCAG AGGATGAATTAATATCTCCATGCATGTGCAAAGGCACTCAGCAGTTTGTTCATCGTTCATGTCTTGATCATTGGCGTTCAGTAAGG GAAGGATTTGCTTTTTCACATTGCACCACATgcaaagctcagtttcaccttcGACTTACAGTTTTTGAGGACAACTCTTGGcgtaaaataaaattcagactTTTTGTGGCAAGGGATGTCTTCCTTGTATTCTTAGCTGTACAAACT GTAATTGCTGCGATGGGTGGCTTTGCATACATAATGGATAAAGATGGGGCCTTCAGGAACTCCTTCAGTGACAGTTGGGATCGAATTCTGTCAAAACATCCAATACCTTTTTATTACTGTATAG GGGTACTGGCCTTCTTTGTGCTGATTGGATTTTTCGGGCTTATACTACATTGCTCCTCCCTTAATGGTAACGACCCGCGGATGGCTGGCTGCCAGAATTGCTGTTATGGGTGGGGCATCTTGGATTGTTTTCCTGCATCTATGGAGGCGTGTTTTGCCCTGGTTGTAGTTTTTGTTGTCATCTTTGCCATTCTTGGAATAGCTTATGGTTTCCTTGCTGCCACCATGGCCATTCAGCGGATCTGGCAAAGACACTACCACATCCTTACCAAGAGGGAGCTCACTAAG GAGTACATAGTGGAGGATCTTCGTGGTTGTTATACTCCACCAAAACTGGATCCAGAACATGAAGCACGTCTGAGAATGCTTAAGCTTTTATAG